From the genome of Nicotiana sylvestris chromosome 2, ASM39365v2, whole genome shotgun sequence, one region includes:
- the LOC104220077 gene encoding thiosulfate sulfurtransferase 16, chloroplastic-like yields the protein MRILSLPSTSFSLGDCHVPKNLTYGNISSVTLIPMARSQFQPQKRRNFGNSNRTPGFSWMATVGEKVQVSTVPTSVPVRVALELLQAGHRYLDVRTAEEFSDGHATGAINIPYMFRIGSGMTKNPNFLEQVLKHFGKDDEIIVGCQLGKRSFMAATDLLAAGFTGVTDIAGGYAAWTENGLPTDS from the exons ATGAGAATTCTTTCCCTTCCCTCCACCTCATTTTCACTTGGTGACTGCCATGTTCCCAAGAATTTGACATATGGGAATATATCATCAGTGACATTGATTCCAATGGCGAGGTCTCAATTTCAGCCTCAAAAGAGACGTAACTTTGGCAATAGCAATAGAACTCCAGGCTTTAG TTGGATGGCAACAGTGGGAGAGAAAGTGCAGGTCTCAACTGTTCCTACTTCAGTTCCAGTTCGTGTTGCACTTGAATTACTTCAAGCTGGCCATCGTTATTTAGATGTCAG AACTGCTGAAGAGTTTAGTGATGGTCATGCTACTGGGGCCATAAACATTCCCTACATGTTTAGAATTGGCTCAG GTATGACAAAGAACCCCAACTTCTTGGAACAAGTGTTAAAACATTTCGGGAAGGATGATGAAATTATAGTT GGGTGCCAGTTGGGGAAGAGATCATTTATGGCTGCGACTGATCTTCTTGCTGCT GGATTTACTGGGGTGACTGACATTGCTGGAGGATATGCTGCTTGGACAGAGAATGGTCTTCCGACAGACTCTTGA